In Streptomyces sp. NBC_00448, the following are encoded in one genomic region:
- a CDS encoding DNA polymerase III subunit delta' → MAVWDDVVGQPAVVAELASAAQAADALVTPDHGAEQPPGAPAANASRMTHAWLFTGPPGSGRATAAKAFAAALQCVSPDRKLGAPPGCGFCDGCHTALIGTHADVETVRTDLLSIGVKDTRDLVRRASLSPAGGRWQVIVLEDADRLTEGAANVLLKAIEEPAPRTVWLLCAPSVEDALPTIRSRCRLLTLRTPSPEAVADVLTRRDGIDPDLAARVARSTQGHIDRARRLATDESARARRANVLRLPLRVADIGGCLRAAQELVDAAGEDAKAVAEEVDAKETEELRAALGAASGTGGRMPRGTAGVMKDLADRQKRRATRTQRDTLDLALTDLAGFYRDVLNLQLGGSPDRVANIDLLDGIEQIAASSRPEHSLRRIDAVLACREALDRNVAPLLAVEAMTLALRAG, encoded by the coding sequence ATGGCCGTGTGGGACGACGTGGTGGGGCAGCCGGCCGTGGTGGCCGAACTGGCCTCGGCCGCCCAGGCCGCGGACGCGCTCGTGACGCCTGACCACGGCGCCGAACAGCCTCCCGGCGCCCCCGCGGCCAACGCCTCCCGGATGACGCACGCCTGGCTCTTCACCGGCCCGCCCGGGTCGGGCCGCGCCACCGCGGCGAAGGCGTTCGCGGCGGCGCTCCAGTGCGTCAGCCCGGACCGGAAACTGGGGGCGCCCCCCGGCTGCGGCTTCTGCGACGGCTGCCACACCGCCTTGATCGGCACCCACGCCGACGTGGAGACCGTCCGCACCGACCTGCTCAGCATCGGCGTCAAGGACACCCGCGACCTGGTCCGCCGCGCCTCGCTCTCCCCGGCCGGCGGCCGCTGGCAGGTGATCGTCCTGGAGGACGCCGACCGGCTCACCGAGGGCGCGGCCAACGTGCTGCTCAAGGCGATCGAGGAGCCCGCCCCCCGTACGGTGTGGCTGCTGTGCGCGCCGTCCGTGGAGGACGCGCTGCCCACGATCCGCTCCCGCTGCCGGCTGCTGACGCTGCGCACCCCCTCCCCGGAGGCGGTCGCCGACGTCCTCACCCGCAGGGACGGCATCGACCCCGACCTGGCCGCCCGCGTCGCCCGCTCCACCCAGGGCCACATCGACCGGGCCCGCCGGCTGGCCACCGACGAGTCCGCCCGCGCCCGCCGCGCGAACGTCCTGCGCCTGCCGCTGCGCGTCGCCGACATCGGCGGCTGCCTGCGCGCCGCCCAGGAACTCGTGGACGCCGCCGGCGAGGACGCCAAGGCCGTCGCGGAAGAGGTCGACGCCAAGGAGACCGAGGAACTGCGCGCCGCCCTGGGCGCCGCGTCCGGCACCGGTGGGCGGATGCCGCGCGGCACCGCCGGAGTGATGAAGGACCTCGCCGACCGCCAGAAGCGCCGTGCCACCCGCACCCAGCGCGACACCCTCGACCTCGCGCTGACCGACCTCGCCGGCTTCTACCGCGACGTCCTCAACCTCCAACTCGGCGGCTCCCCCGACCGCGTCGCCAACATCGATCTCCTCGACGGCATCGAGCAGATCGCCGCCTCCTCCCGGCCCGAGCACAGCCTGCGCCGCATCGACGCGGTGCTCGCCTGCCGCGAGGCCCTCGACCGCAACGTGGCGCCGTTGCTTGCCGTCGAGGCCATGACCCTGGCTCTCCGCGCCGGCTGA
- a CDS encoding asparagine synthase-related protein, whose translation MRWLVGWSSATAGPLPGARSRALQPVGAQLLWGDPDPLWAVGDWRPDEVRVVHADANARARSNGSAGYGAGAAAYGGYGDANGHGGADTYGGAGAYGAASYGSSQGVARLAVLGRCGATDAQLRLGLVAARGGALRHVTAWPGSYTAVLQLGRRITVLGDLAGALPVFHTRWRHGTAYATAALPLADLIEAGLDVTHLAATLACPDAPEALLDGTPYLGVRRVPPGHALILRDGAPEITGYEPTASLAVGHQPASTADGLAAVEGVRDALLDAVRVRLAQPRFVPDGALDGAGPAPGIGADLSGGIASSTLALLAAGLPGMPGTLPGAPGSLAGERLLAVTFNDLVGGLGGLGGADGAHGSAAELSELERAREMAADPRLRHIVVPGGPEALPYADLVSGWSEGSGGLGALTDEPGPALVSAERHRRRLAAGGADHLIGYGARQVLDAHPARLADLLMDRRRRHLLRPVAALTRADGGGTLTGSLTSVTVPLTVYRAARRLARTPYRQGVEDVASALLRRDFGLGGPDGPGGGALTASLAAMVWVRSGPAARWLTGEALAEVSVRLQDAAHRPWPLERPGERRARAALARHAADYRVLEQAAAVPSQRLHAPFLDNQVVRACQALPSALRVRPGARAEVLRVALSGAGVHGLPPGWGSGSPAAAGSSAARIGLRSALDPLLDLFEAPLLADAGLVDARVLRGAFRAAASAAAGSGGASGGAAGSGEVLALEGLGEIVATELWLRRLLGRRGSCWTGTDAPEQRALAGGVQRLTL comes from the coding sequence ATGCGGTGGTTGGTGGGGTGGAGCAGTGCCACTGCGGGTCCGTTGCCCGGCGCGCGGTCCCGCGCACTCCAGCCCGTCGGCGCGCAACTCCTGTGGGGTGACCCCGATCCGCTGTGGGCGGTGGGGGATTGGCGCCCCGACGAGGTGCGGGTGGTGCACGCCGACGCCAACGCCCGTGCCAGGTCGAACGGTTCGGCGGGATACGGCGCCGGCGCCGCCGCGTACGGCGGCTACGGGGACGCGAACGGCCACGGCGGCGCCGACACCTACGGCGGCGCGGGCGCGTACGGCGCGGCCTCGTACGGGAGTTCGCAGGGCGTGGCCCGGCTGGCCGTGCTCGGGCGGTGCGGGGCCACCGACGCGCAGCTGCGGCTCGGCCTGGTCGCGGCCCGCGGCGGCGCGCTGCGGCATGTCACCGCGTGGCCCGGCAGCTACACCGCGGTGCTCCAACTCGGCCGCCGGATCACGGTGCTGGGCGATCTGGCCGGCGCGCTGCCGGTCTTCCACACCCGCTGGCGGCACGGCACCGCGTACGCCACCGCGGCACTCCCGCTCGCCGACCTGATCGAGGCGGGGCTCGACGTCACCCACCTCGCGGCCACCCTCGCCTGCCCGGACGCGCCCGAGGCCCTGCTCGACGGCACGCCGTACCTGGGGGTGCGCCGGGTGCCCCCGGGCCACGCGCTGATCCTTCGCGACGGCGCACCCGAGATCACCGGTTACGAGCCCACCGCGTCGCTGGCCGTCGGCCACCAACCGGCCAGCACAGCAGACGGGTTGGCCGCCGTGGAGGGCGTACGCGACGCGCTGCTCGACGCGGTACGGGTCCGGCTGGCGCAGCCGCGCTTCGTGCCCGACGGTGCGTTGGACGGGGCCGGGCCGGCGCCCGGGATCGGCGCGGACCTTTCCGGTGGCATCGCCTCCTCCACGCTGGCGCTGCTCGCGGCCGGGCTGCCCGGCATGCCCGGCACGCTGCCCGGCGCGCCCGGGTCGCTCGCCGGGGAGCGGCTGCTCGCGGTCACCTTCAACGACCTCGTCGGCGGGCTCGGCGGGCTCGGCGGTGCGGACGGCGCGCACGGCTCGGCGGCCGAACTCTCCGAACTCGAACGGGCCCGGGAGATGGCCGCCGACCCCCGGCTGCGGCACATCGTGGTGCCCGGCGGCCCCGAGGCGCTGCCCTACGCCGACCTCGTCTCCGGCTGGTCCGAGGGCTCCGGCGGGCTCGGCGCGCTCACCGACGAGCCCGGGCCCGCGCTGGTCAGCGCCGAACGCCACCGGCGACGGCTGGCGGCGGGCGGCGCCGACCACCTGATCGGCTACGGCGCCCGGCAGGTGCTCGACGCCCATCCGGCGCGGCTGGCCGACCTGTTGATGGACCGGCGGCGCCGCCACCTGCTGCGCCCGGTGGCCGCGCTCACCCGGGCGGACGGCGGCGGCACCCTCACCGGGTCGCTCACCTCCGTGACCGTGCCGCTCACCGTCTACCGCGCCGCGCGCCGGCTGGCCCGCACGCCGTACCGGCAGGGCGTCGAGGACGTCGCGTCCGCGCTGCTGCGGCGGGACTTCGGGCTCGGCGGACCGGACGGCCCGGGCGGCGGCGCGCTCACCGCGTCGCTGGCCGCGATGGTGTGGGTGCGCTCCGGCCCGGCGGCGCGCTGGCTGACCGGGGAAGCACTGGCCGAAGTATCGGTTCGCCTGCAGGACGCGGCACACCGGCCCTGGCCGCTGGAAAGGCCCGGCGAACGGCGTGCCCGCGCCGCCCTGGCCCGGCACGCCGCGGACTACCGGGTGTTGGAGCAGGCCGCGGCCGTACCGAGCCAGCGGCTGCACGCGCCGTTCCTCGACAACCAGGTGGTGCGCGCCTGCCAGGCCCTGCCGAGCGCGTTGCGGGTCCGGCCGGGGGCGCGCGCGGAGGTGCTGCGGGTGGCGCTGTCCGGCGCCGGCGTGCACGGGCTGCCGCCGGGCTGGGGCAGCGGGTCACCGGCGGCCGCGGGGTCGTCCGCCGCCCGGATCGGGCTGCGCAGCGCGCTCGACCCGCTGCTGGACCTCTTCGAGGCGCCGCTGCTCGCGGACGCGGGGCTGGTCGACGCGCGGGTGCTGCGCGGGGCGTTCCGCGCGGCGGCCTCGGCGGCAGCGGGCTCCGGCGGGGCTTCCGGCGGCGCCGCGGGCAGCGGTGAGGTGCTCGCGCTGGAAGGGCTCGGCGAGATCGTGGCCACCGAGCTGTGGCTGCGCCGGCTGCTCGGGCGCCGCGGCTCGTGCTGGACGGGGACGGACGCGCCAGAACAGCGCGCGCTGGCCGGGGGAGTGCAGCGGCTCACCCTGTGA
- a CDS encoding MFS transporter — translation MNREHRGPNEKLGTLLAMAGISNAGLARRVNDLGAQRGLTLRYDKTSVARWVTKGMVPQGAAPHLIAAAIGSKLGRPVPLHEIGLADADPAPEVGLAFPRDVGEAVKSATDLWRLDLAGRRGPGGSGIWQSLAGSFAVSAYVTPASRWLITPADATVARDAPAPGMAHVGHTDVTKLREAADDARRWDSKYGGGDWRSGMVPECLRVEAAPLLLGSYSDDVGRALFGATAELTRLAGWMAFDTGQQEAAQRYYIQALRLARAAADVPLGGYVLASMSLQATYRNFSDEGVDLAQAALERNRGLATARTMSFFHLVEARAHAKAGEAAACGAALSAAEALLERARAGDADPSWLGFYSYDRLAADAAECYRDLRLPRQVQRFTEQALAQPTEEFVRSHGLRLVVSAVAELESGNLDACCAAGVKAVEVAGRISSARTTEYVRDLLHRLEPYNDDPQVLDLRERARPLLAAPA, via the coding sequence GTGAACAGAGAACACCGCGGGCCGAACGAGAAGCTCGGCACCCTTCTCGCCATGGCGGGCATCAGCAACGCCGGACTCGCCCGCCGGGTCAACGACCTCGGCGCGCAACGCGGTCTGACGCTGCGTTATGACAAGACATCGGTGGCCCGCTGGGTCACCAAGGGCATGGTGCCGCAGGGCGCGGCGCCGCATCTGATAGCCGCCGCCATCGGCAGCAAACTCGGCCGGCCCGTGCCGTTGCACGAGATAGGTCTGGCCGACGCCGACCCCGCGCCCGAAGTCGGCCTCGCCTTCCCGCGCGACGTCGGGGAGGCGGTGAAATCGGCCACCGATCTGTGGCGACTGGATCTCGCCGGGCGCCGCGGCCCCGGCGGCAGCGGCATCTGGCAGAGCTTGGCCGGTTCTTTCGCAGTGAGCGCTTACGTCACTCCCGCCTCCCGCTGGCTGATCACCCCGGCCGACGCCACCGTGGCCCGCGACGCCCCCGCCCCGGGCATGGCCCACGTCGGCCACACCGACGTCACCAAACTCCGCGAGGCCGCCGACGACGCGCGCCGCTGGGACTCCAAGTACGGCGGGGGCGATTGGCGTTCGGGCATGGTGCCGGAGTGCCTGCGGGTCGAGGCCGCGCCCCTGCTGCTCGGCTCCTACAGCGACGACGTCGGCCGCGCGCTGTTCGGCGCCACCGCCGAACTCACCCGGCTGGCGGGCTGGATGGCCTTCGACACCGGCCAACAGGAGGCCGCGCAGCGCTACTACATCCAGGCGTTGCGGCTGGCCCGCGCCGCCGCCGACGTCCCGCTCGGCGGCTACGTCCTGGCGTCGATGTCCCTCCAGGCCACCTACCGCAACTTCTCCGACGAGGGCGTCGACCTCGCCCAGGCCGCCCTGGAGCGCAACCGCGGCCTGGCCACCGCCCGCACCATGAGCTTCTTCCACCTCGTCGAGGCCCGCGCGCACGCCAAGGCCGGCGAGGCAGCCGCGTGCGGCGCCGCCCTGTCCGCGGCCGAGGCGCTGCTGGAGCGCGCCCGCGCCGGCGACGCCGACCCGAGCTGGCTCGGCTTCTACTCCTACGACCGGCTCGCCGCCGACGCCGCCGAGTGCTACCGCGACCTGCGCCTGCCGCGCCAGGTCCAGCGGTTCACCGAGCAGGCCCTGGCCCAGCCCACCGAGGAGTTCGTCCGCTCGCACGGCCTGCGGCTGGTGGTCTCCGCGGTCGCCGAGCTGGAGTCGGGCAACCTCGACGCGTGCTGCGCCGCCGGCGTCAAGGCGGTCGAGGTGGCGGGCCGGATCTCCTCCGCCCGCACCACGGAGTACGTCCGCGACCTCCTGCACCGCTTGGAGCCGTACAACGACGACCCCCAGGTGCTCGATCTGCGCGAGCGGGCCCGCCCCCTGCTGGCGGCCCCGGCGTAG
- the trmB gene encoding tRNA (guanosine(46)-N7)-methyltransferase TrmB — MFPSGPAPDPAGSRGEHRIRSFHARRGRLTKAQAAAIDRHWARWGVELDGSPLDPAGLFPAVGGARLPVVVEIGFGMGDATAAMAATDPATGILAVDVHTPGQGNLLALADRGGLTNIRVANGDAIVLLRDMLPPASLDGLRVYFPDPWPKAKHHKRRLIQPEFLALVTPLLRPGAVVHCATDWEPYADQMLDVLTAAPGLANLHGDGFAPRPEFRPMTKFERTGLAKGHVVRDLLFVRT, encoded by the coding sequence ATGTTCCCGTCCGGGCCCGCGCCCGATCCGGCCGGGTCGCGCGGCGAGCACCGCATCCGCAGCTTCCACGCGCGGCGCGGTCGGCTCACCAAGGCGCAGGCGGCGGCGATCGACCGGCACTGGGCGCGCTGGGGCGTGGAACTGGACGGCTCCCCGCTGGACCCGGCCGGGCTGTTCCCCGCCGTCGGCGGCGCCCGCCTCCCGGTCGTCGTCGAGATCGGCTTCGGCATGGGCGACGCGACCGCCGCGATGGCCGCCACCGATCCCGCGACCGGCATCCTCGCCGTCGACGTGCACACCCCCGGCCAGGGCAACCTCCTCGCCCTCGCCGACCGCGGCGGGCTGACGAACATACGGGTGGCCAACGGCGACGCGATCGTGCTGCTGCGCGACATGCTGCCGCCCGCCTCGCTGGACGGGCTGCGGGTCTACTTCCCCGACCCGTGGCCGAAGGCCAAGCACCACAAACGGCGGCTGATCCAGCCGGAGTTCCTGGCCCTGGTCACCCCGCTGCTGCGGCCCGGCGCGGTGGTGCACTGCGCCACCGACTGGGAGCCGTACGCCGACCAGATGCTGGACGTGCTGACCGCCGCACCAGGTCTGGCGAACCTGCACGGCGACGGGTTCGCGCCGCGCCCGGAGTTCCGGCCGATGACGAAGTTCGAACGGACCGGGCTGGCGAAGGGCCACGTGGTGCGCGACCTGCTGTTCGTCCGTACCTGA
- a CDS encoding PrsW family intramembrane metalloprotease, protein MVTTFSYPSAPDSPTGDDPAREPTTVHYGPRRAFWESRAVRTGALFTALAVCGVVILAVVRHHIGTEPFLVGMALALLPVPLIVWAYLWFDHVAPSPWQNIVFAFSWGACAATLVAIFANEYGAKLLATAFSATQTQSDQWGATFVAPLVEETAKGSALLLLFLFRRRHIESLLDGIVLAGLTATGFAFTENILYLGTAFDQDKALGGDGIGTTVATFIVRVLMTPFAHPLFTSMTGIGFALAATMRPGMRWRWRWVPPVCGWLMAMVLHGSWNGSSELSPIGFLTTYVSVMVPVFGLVLWLAFWSRSNELRTIRRHLPPYAAAGWLAVGEPNALGTMRIRAEAKREAKRLVGEQAARAVRDYIAFATHLAFLRAAAERGAPEPDFAAREAELLSHLWHRRALAQPALAHAVALDQPVTPQWPPRIPPPRAGQWGPPAQFPTWPPQPPQPYGSAPQYGSAPPYDSPPPYDSPPPYGPPQAYDPTQPARHVPKHL, encoded by the coding sequence ATGGTGACGACGTTTTCGTACCCTTCCGCGCCTGACTCCCCCACCGGGGACGACCCGGCACGGGAGCCCACCACGGTGCACTACGGGCCGCGGCGCGCCTTCTGGGAGAGCCGGGCGGTGCGGACGGGTGCGCTGTTCACCGCGCTCGCGGTGTGCGGAGTGGTCATCCTGGCGGTGGTGCGGCACCACATCGGCACCGAACCGTTCCTGGTGGGCATGGCCCTGGCGCTGCTGCCGGTGCCGCTGATCGTCTGGGCGTACCTGTGGTTCGACCACGTGGCGCCCAGCCCCTGGCAGAACATCGTCTTCGCCTTCTCCTGGGGCGCGTGCGCGGCCACGCTGGTGGCGATCTTCGCCAACGAGTACGGCGCGAAGCTGCTCGCCACGGCGTTCTCCGCGACCCAGACGCAGTCCGACCAGTGGGGGGCCACGTTCGTCGCGCCGCTGGTCGAGGAGACCGCCAAGGGCAGCGCGCTGCTGCTGCTCTTCCTCTTCCGGCGCCGCCACATCGAGTCGCTGCTCGACGGGATCGTACTCGCCGGACTGACCGCGACCGGCTTCGCCTTCACCGAGAACATCCTCTACCTCGGCACCGCCTTCGACCAGGACAAGGCGCTGGGCGGCGACGGGATCGGCACCACCGTGGCCACGTTCATCGTCCGGGTGCTGATGACGCCGTTCGCGCACCCGCTGTTCACGTCGATGACCGGGATCGGCTTCGCGCTGGCGGCCACGATGCGGCCGGGGATGCGCTGGCGGTGGCGGTGGGTGCCGCCGGTCTGCGGCTGGCTGATGGCGATGGTGCTGCACGGCTCGTGGAACGGCAGTTCCGAGCTGTCCCCGATCGGCTTCCTGACGACGTACGTGTCGGTGATGGTGCCGGTGTTCGGGCTGGTGCTGTGGCTGGCGTTCTGGTCGCGGTCCAACGAGTTGCGGACGATCCGCCGGCACCTGCCGCCGTACGCCGCCGCGGGCTGGCTGGCGGTGGGCGAGCCGAACGCGCTGGGCACCATGCGGATACGCGCGGAGGCCAAGCGCGAGGCGAAGCGGCTGGTGGGCGAGCAGGCCGCCCGGGCGGTCCGCGACTACATCGCGTTCGCCACCCACCTCGCGTTCCTGCGCGCGGCCGCCGAACGCGGCGCCCCCGAGCCCGACTTCGCCGCACGCGAGGCCGAACTCCTCTCCCACCTGTGGCACCGCCGGGCGCTGGCACAGCCGGCCCTGGCCCACGCGGTGGCACTGGACCAGCCGGTGACCCCGCAGTGGCCGCCGCGGATTCCGCCGCCCCGCGCGGGGCAGTGGGGCCCGCCCGCGCAGTTCCCGACGTGGCCGCCGCAGCCTCCGCAACCGTACGGTTCGGCGCCGCAGTACGGTTCGGCGCCGCCGTACGACTCACCGCCGCCATACGACTCACCGCCGCCGTACGGCCCTCCGCAGGCGTACGACCCGACGCAGCCGGCGCGGCACGTACCGAAGCATCTCTAG
- a CDS encoding helix-turn-helix transcriptional regulator, which produces MNDRQAMRNLLARARARQDPAALGLAPRAEPRGRKVEGLTHEHMTRLLGWPEHKYGYVERGRLAVIDTEILEPIARILCLTEQEWESLVLYATGTPPAFPLDPQVGRSVPRPWRRVLAGSRDIAYVSDAAWDLVAYNSAFARLFTPHGVPGNVMRWMLLAPAARVTLADWANSWLPLLVPQLRAAATARPNDTTLQRLIADIRRDPVVGPCYDAPTTEYLQPRAEGARPLLHPELGPGWATMCAAGPFGVPGGRLMFVLFDPGERPRPQEPMHAPATTGPVDLDTGPDSGPGPYAGPGSDPGPGSVG; this is translated from the coding sequence TTGAACGACCGTCAGGCCATGCGGAACCTGCTCGCCCGAGCCCGCGCCCGACAGGACCCGGCCGCGCTCGGGCTGGCGCCACGCGCCGAACCGCGCGGCCGCAAGGTCGAGGGCCTGACCCACGAGCACATGACGCGGCTGCTCGGCTGGCCCGAGCACAAGTACGGCTATGTCGAGCGCGGCCGGCTCGCGGTCATCGACACCGAGATCCTCGAACCGATCGCCCGGATACTGTGCCTGACCGAACAGGAGTGGGAGTCGCTGGTGTTGTACGCCACCGGCACCCCGCCCGCCTTCCCGCTCGATCCGCAGGTCGGCCGTTCCGTCCCCCGGCCGTGGCGGCGGGTGCTGGCCGGCAGCCGGGACATCGCGTACGTCAGCGACGCGGCATGGGACCTGGTCGCGTACAACTCCGCGTTCGCCCGGCTGTTCACGCCGCACGGCGTGCCGGGCAACGTGATGCGGTGGATGCTGCTCGCCCCGGCGGCCCGGGTCACCCTCGCCGACTGGGCGAACAGCTGGCTGCCGCTGCTCGTACCGCAGTTACGAGCGGCGGCCACCGCCCGCCCGAACGACACGACGCTCCAACGGCTGATCGCCGACATCCGGCGCGACCCGGTGGTGGGACCGTGCTACGACGCCCCGACCACGGAGTACCTCCAGCCGCGTGCGGAGGGGGCGCGGCCGCTGCTGCACCCCGAACTCGGCCCGGGCTGGGCGACGATGTGCGCGGCCGGGCCGTTCGGAGTGCCGGGCGGACGGCTGATGTTCGTACTCTTCGACCCGGGCGAGCGGCCGCGGCCGCAGGAGCCGATGCACGCTCCCGCGACGACGGGTCCGGTGGACCTCGACACAGGTCCTGACTCCGGTCCTGGCCCCTACGCAGGTCCTGGTTCCGATCCTGGTCCCGGTTCCGTAGGTTGA
- a CDS encoding MBL fold metallo-hydrolase, with protein MSIEPPRSLRALTPAVHAWLPDGHDTWGLANCILITDQDSALLVDTPYTTDLTRHLLNLTAEVLPPGVAITTVVNTHGNGDHSYGNGVFTAAGAEVVSTDANSEHLCKEPSPAQLARLVAESDPDTPLGAYLHRHFSRYGDFGVSEAVPPTRTFNGRLDLAVGGVAVELIEVGPAHTAGDLIVNLPGEGVVCSGDVIFCEDHPVHWAGPLDEIHRAVQRVLACEPRIIVPGHGPVMTPADVAANAEYLLRIRDRIHASHAAGHPLAQAAAELIAAETNPRWGLTERLAILTALEYRVLDADTSPVDMISLVDLAARHAAPAPQTAKSPAL; from the coding sequence ATGAGCATCGAACCACCGCGCAGCCTGAGGGCGTTGACGCCCGCGGTCCACGCATGGCTGCCCGACGGCCACGACACCTGGGGCCTGGCCAACTGCATCCTGATCACCGACCAGGACAGCGCGCTCCTGGTCGACACCCCCTACACCACGGACCTGACGCGACACCTCCTGAACCTCACCGCCGAGGTACTCCCGCCGGGCGTCGCCATCACCACGGTCGTCAACACCCATGGCAACGGCGACCATTCGTACGGCAACGGGGTGTTCACGGCGGCCGGGGCGGAGGTGGTCAGCACCGACGCCAACAGCGAGCACCTGTGCAAGGAGCCGAGCCCGGCCCAACTCGCCCGCCTGGTGGCGGAGAGCGACCCGGACACGCCGCTCGGCGCGTACCTCCACCGGCACTTCAGCCGCTACGGCGACTTCGGGGTGAGCGAGGCCGTGCCGCCGACCCGCACCTTCAACGGTCGACTCGACCTCGCAGTCGGCGGTGTGGCGGTCGAGTTGATCGAGGTCGGTCCCGCGCACACGGCCGGCGACCTGATCGTCAACCTGCCCGGCGAGGGCGTGGTCTGCTCCGGCGACGTCATCTTCTGCGAGGACCACCCGGTGCACTGGGCCGGGCCGCTCGACGAGATCCACCGGGCGGTCCAGCGGGTGCTGGCGTGCGAACCGCGCATCATCGTGCCCGGGCACGGTCCCGTCATGACGCCCGCGGACGTGGCCGCCAACGCGGAGTACCTGCTCCGGATCCGCGACCGTATCCACGCCTCCCACGCGGCCGGCCATCCGCTCGCCCAGGCCGCGGCCGAGCTGATCGCCGCCGAGACCAACCCCCGCTGGGGGCTCACCGAGCGGCTCGCCATCCTCACCGCGCTCGAGTACCGCGTCCTGGACGCCGACACGTCCCCGGTCGACATGATCTCCCTGGTCGACCTCGCCGCCCGCCACGCGGCACCGGCCCCGCAGACCGCCAAGTCGCCTGCGCTGTGA
- a CDS encoding M23 family metallopeptidase, producing MASDQLAYAPARPDGDIAGQEREDFRLPRQRANALAASGTSSVPAPAFAAFAGAGAAGLAPAPAVEPAGRPAPYPLPDAGPGGAALAGLPTYDPTALTVPAAPAPAPAPAPAPAEPIAPAPAQAEATTLLPRPVAEPEIADTTATGRTGDAGTAPADPGEALCARILGQVAAQREATARAEREAVEKVAAEQAAREAAERKVREQVAAAKAAAEEKAREEAAAAARAEAERLARLAASYIKPVACAALGAGFGETDPWANLHNGQDFTAPTGTPVHAVHGGTVTSAGWAGSDGYRVVLTLDDGTELRYCHLSTMVVTDGRVTTGDTIGRVGATGNVPAPHLHLEVRPDGGAPVDPLPWLRAHDVTV from the coding sequence GTGGCGTCCGACCAGCTTGCCTACGCCCCCGCCCGGCCTGACGGCGACATCGCCGGCCAGGAGCGGGAAGATTTCCGACTTCCGCGTCAGCGGGCCAACGCCCTTGCTGCCAGCGGCACTTCCAGCGTCCCGGCTCCCGCGTTCGCCGCGTTCGCCGGTGCCGGAGCGGCGGGCCTGGCCCCCGCGCCGGCCGTCGAGCCCGCCGGGCGCCCCGCGCCGTACCCGCTGCCGGACGCCGGACCGGGTGGCGCCGCGCTCGCCGGCCTGCCGACGTACGACCCGACGGCGCTGACCGTGCCCGCGGCGCCGGCCCCGGCACCCGCACCGGCCCCCGCTCCGGCCGAGCCGATCGCCCCCGCTCCCGCGCAGGCCGAGGCAACGACGCTGCTGCCGCGGCCCGTTGCCGAACCCGAGATCGCCGACACCACCGCGACCGGCCGGACCGGCGACGCCGGGACCGCCCCCGCCGATCCCGGCGAGGCGCTGTGTGCCCGCATCCTCGGCCAGGTCGCCGCCCAGCGCGAGGCCACGGCCCGCGCCGAGCGCGAAGCGGTCGAGAAGGTGGCGGCCGAGCAGGCCGCCCGCGAGGCCGCCGAGCGCAAGGTGCGCGAGCAGGTCGCCGCGGCGAAGGCCGCGGCCGAGGAGAAGGCCCGCGAGGAAGCCGCCGCGGCGGCCCGCGCCGAGGCCGAGCGCCTCGCCCGGCTGGCCGCCTCCTACATCAAGCCGGTCGCCTGCGCCGCGCTCGGCGCGGGTTTCGGCGAGACCGACCCCTGGGCCAACCTGCACAACGGGCAGGACTTCACCGCGCCGACCGGCACCCCCGTGCACGCCGTGCACGGCGGCACCGTCACCTCCGCGGGCTGGGCCGGCAGCGACGGCTACCGGGTCGTCCTCACCCTCGACGACGGCACCGAGTTGAGGTACTGCCACCTGTCGACCATGGTCGTCACCGACGGCCGGGTCACCACCGGCGACACGATCGGCCGGGTCGGCGCGACCGGCAACGTGCCCGCGCCGCACCTCCACTTGGAGGTCCGCCCCGACGGCGGCGCCCCCGTGGACCCGCTGCCCTGGCTGCGCGCGCACGACGTCACCGTCTAG
- a CDS encoding N-acetylmuramoyl-L-alanine amidase: protein MERPSSPRLPHTRRSLLRGGLALGAAAGAAFAGELWTGSGRAAAAATVDYPGATWAPASTANYTASNRPSTYAIDMVVIHVTQETFADTITLFQDPAHAATAHYVVRSADGAIDQCVREHDVAWHAGNWDYNTRSIGIEHEGWVDDASWFTDAMYHSSAALTAEICDKYGIPKDRQHIIGHVEVPGTDHTDPGPNWDWVRYIRLVNGG from the coding sequence ATGGAACGCCCCAGCAGCCCCCGACTCCCCCACACCCGAAGGTCCTTGCTGCGCGGCGGCCTCGCGCTGGGTGCCGCCGCGGGCGCCGCGTTCGCCGGCGAGCTGTGGACCGGCAGCGGCCGTGCCGCGGCGGCGGCCACCGTCGACTACCCCGGCGCCACCTGGGCTCCGGCCAGCACCGCCAACTACACGGCGTCCAACCGCCCTTCCACCTACGCGATCGACATGGTCGTCATCCACGTCACCCAGGAGACCTTCGCCGACACCATCACCCTCTTCCAGGACCCCGCCCACGCCGCCACGGCGCACTACGTGGTGCGCTCGGCCGACGGCGCCATCGACCAGTGCGTCCGCGAGCATGACGTGGCCTGGCACGCCGGCAACTGGGACTACAACACCCGCAGCATCGGCATCGAGCACGAAGGCTGGGTCGACGACGCGTCCTGGTTCACCGACGCGATGTACCACTCCTCCGCCGCCCTCACCGCCGAGATCTGCGACAAGTACGGCATCCCGAAGGACCGTCAGCACATCATCGGCCATGTCGAGGTGCCGGGCACCGACCACACCGACCCGGGCCCGAACTGGGACTGGGTGCGCTACATCCGCCTGGTCAACGGCGGCTGA